In Quercus lobata isolate SW786 chromosome 12, ValleyOak3.0 Primary Assembly, whole genome shotgun sequence, a genomic segment contains:
- the LOC115972196 gene encoding uncharacterized protein LOC115972196 yields MEGYQKRKKKKRRGLMELAPIGWDQCLDYLLLTDSGNRMMDKTDQAIGGHKRLFKTPSTLEQKLQLHSRIRLLSVNELDYPFLDQESFSTCEGTWLQLIGVLWHYSS; encoded by the exons ATG GAAGGCTAccaaaaacgaaaaaagaaaaaaagaaggggatTAATGGAGTTGGCCCCAATCGGTTGGGACCAATGCTTGGATTATCTTCTG CTAACAGATAGTGGAAACCGGATGATGGACAAGACTGATCAAGCCATTGGAGGTCATAAAAG ACTGTTCAAGACACCATCAACGTTGGAACAGAAACTGCAGCTGCACTCAAGGATCAG GCTGTTAAGTGTTAATGAGCTGGACTATCCATTTCTCGATCAAGAAAGCTTCTCAACTTGTGAAGGAACTTG GTTGCAACTGATAGGTGTATTATGGCATTACTCTTCCTAA
- the LOC115972189 gene encoding novel plant SNARE 11-like isoform X6: MDPFSAVSEELAEIHGEISDIFRALSNGFQKLEKVKDSNRQSRQLEELTEKMRECKRLIKEFDRKAKDLESRNDPDTNKMLNEKKQSMIKELNSYVALKKQYASNLENKRIDLFDGGTEGYGEDNVLLASTMTNQQLVDSGNRMMDETDQAIERSKKTVQDTVNVGTETAAALKAQTEQMSRVVNELDSIHFSIKKASQLVKELACEPKQQGHQGYSRISPTSNDSEITLEC; the protein is encoded by the exons ATGGATCCTTTTTCTGCGGTTAGCGAAGAGCTAGCGGAGATTCACGGTGAAATCTCCGATATTTTTCGTGCATTATC AAATGGGTTTCAGAAGTTGGAGAAGGTTAAGGACTCCAATAGGCAGAGTAGGCAATTGGAAGAGCTCACCGAAAAGATGCGCGAGTGTAAGAG GCTTATCAAAGAGTTCGACAGAAAAGCCAAGGATTTGGAGAGTAGAAATGATCCGGACACTAACAAGATGCTGAATGAGAAAAAACAGTCAATG ATCAAAGAGTTGAATTCATATGTTGCTCTTAAAAAGCA ATATGCGTCCAATCTTGAAAACAAGCGAATTGATCTCTTTGATGGGGGCACGGAAGGATATGGCGAAGATAATGTCTTGCTAGCATCGA CCATGACAAATCAACAGCTAGTAGATAGTGGAAATCGGATGATGGATGAGACTGATCAAGCCATTGAGAGGTCAAAAAAG ACTGTTCAAGACACTGTCAATGTTGGAACAGAGACTGCAGCAGCCCTCAAGGCTCAG ACTGAACAAATGAGTCGGGTTGTTAATGAGCTGGACTCTATCCATTTCTCAATCAAGAAAGCTTCTCAACTTGTGAAGGAACTTG CTTGTGAACCCAAACAACAAGGACATCAGGGATATTCCAGGATTAGCCCCACCAGCAATGACTCGGAAATTACTTTGGAGTGCTAg
- the LOC115972189 gene encoding novel plant SNARE 11-like isoform X4 has protein sequence MDPFSAVSEELAEIHGEISDIFRALSNGFQKLEKVKDSNRQSRQLEELTEKMRECKRLIKEFDRKAKDLESRNDPDTNKMLNEKKQSMIKELNSYVALKKQYASNLENKRIDLFDGGTEGYGEDNVLLASTMTNQQLVESGNRMMDETDQAIERSKKTVQDTVNVGTETAAALKAQTEQMSRVVNELDSIHFSIKKASQLVKELGRQVATDKCIMALLFLIVVGVIAIIIVKLVNPNNKDIRDIPGLAPPAMTRKLLWSAS, from the exons ATGGATCCTTTTTCTGCGGTTAGCGAAGAGCTAGCGGAGATTCACGGTGAAATCTCCGATATTTTTCGTGCATTATC AAATGGGTTTCAGAAGTTGGAGAAGGTTAAGGACTCCAATAGGCAGAGTAGGCAATTGGAAGAGCTCACCGAAAAGATGCGCGAGTGTAAGAG GCTTATCAAAGAGTTCGACAGAAAAGCCAAGGATTTGGAGAGTAGAAATGATCCGGACACTAACAAGATGCTGAATGAGAAAAAACAGTCAATG ATCAAAGAGTTGAATTCATATGTTGCTCTTAAAAAGCA ATATGCGTCCAATCTTGAAAACAAGCGAATTGATCTCTTTGATGGGGGCACGGAAGGATATGGCGAAGATAATGTCTTGCTAGCATCGA CCATGACAAATCAACAGCTAGTAGAGAGTGGAAACCGGATGATGGACGAGACTGATCAGGCCATTGAGAGGTCAAAAAAG ACTGTTCAAGACACTGTCAATGTTGGAACAGAGACTGCAGCAGCCCTCAAGGCTCAG ACTGAACAAATGAGTCGGGTTGTTAATGAGCTGGACTCTATCCATTTCTCAATCAAGAAAGCTTCTCAACTTGTGAAGGAACTTGGTAGGCAG GTTGCAACTGATAAGTGTATTATGGCATTACTCTTCCTTATTGTCGTTGGAGTCATAGCCATTATTATTGTTAAG CTTGTGAACCCAAACAACAAGGACATCAGGGATATTCCAGGATTAGCCCCACCAGCAATGACTCGGAAATTACTTTGGAGTGCTAgttga
- the LOC115972189 gene encoding novel plant SNARE 11-like isoform X1, which translates to MDPFSAVSEELAEIHGEISDIFRALSNGFQKLEKVKDSNRQSRQLEELTEKMRECKRLIKEFDRKAKDLESRNDPDTNKMLNEKKQSMIKELNSYVALKKQYASNLENKRIDLFDGGTEGYGEDNVLLASTMTNQQLVDSGNRMMDETDQAIERSKKTVQDTVNVGTETAAALKAQTEQMSRVVNELDSIHFSIKKASQLVKELGRQVATDKCIMALLFLIVVGVIAIIIVKLVNPNNKDIRDIPGLAPPAMTRKLLWSAS; encoded by the exons ATGGATCCTTTTTCTGCGGTTAGCGAAGAGCTAGCGGAGATTCACGGTGAAATCTCCGATATTTTTCGTGCATTATC AAATGGGTTTCAGAAGTTGGAGAAGGTTAAGGACTCCAATAGGCAGAGTAGGCAATTGGAAGAGCTCACCGAAAAGATGCGCGAGTGTAAGAG GCTTATCAAAGAGTTCGACAGAAAAGCCAAGGATTTGGAGAGTAGAAATGATCCGGACACTAACAAGATGCTGAATGAGAAAAAACAGTCAATG ATCAAAGAGTTGAATTCATATGTTGCTCTTAAAAAGCA ATATGCGTCCAATCTTGAAAACAAGCGAATTGATCTCTTTGATGGGGGCACGGAAGGATATGGCGAAGATAATGTCTTGCTAGCATCGA CCATGACAAATCAACAGCTAGTAGATAGTGGAAATCGGATGATGGATGAGACTGATCAAGCCATTGAGAGGTCAAAAAAG ACTGTTCAAGACACTGTCAATGTTGGAACCGAGACTGCAGCAGCACTCAAGGCTCAG ACTGAACAAATGAGTCGGGTTGTTAATGAGCTGGACTCTATCCATTTCTCAATCAAGAAAGCTTCTCAACTTGTGAAGGAACTTGGTAGGCAG GTTGCAACTGATAAGTGTATTATGGCATTACTCTTCCTTATTGTCGTTGGAGTCATAGCCATCATTATTGTTAAG CTCGTGAACCCAAACAACAAGGACATCAGGGATATTCCAGGATTAGCCCCACCAGCAATGACTCGGAAATTACTTTGGAGTGCtagttaa
- the LOC115972189 gene encoding novel plant SNARE 11-like isoform X3: MDPFSAVSEELAEIHGEISDIFRALSNGFQKLEKVKDSNRQSRQLEELTEKMRECKRLIKEFDRKAKDLESRNDPDTNKMLNEKKQSMIKELNSYVALKKQYASNLENKRIDLFDGGTEGYGEDNVLLASTMTNQQLVDSGNRMMDETDQAIERSKKTVQDTVNVGTETAAALKAQTEQMSRVVNELDSIHFSIKKASQLVKELGRQVATDKCIMALLFLIVVGVIAIIIVKLVNPNNKDIRDIPGLAPPAMTRKLLWSAS, translated from the exons ATGGATCCTTTTTCTGCGGTTAGCGAAGAGCTAGCGGAGATTCACGGTGAAATCTCCGATATTTTTCGTGCATTATC AAATGGGTTTCAGAAGTTGGAGAAGGTTAAGGACTCCAATAGGCAGAGTAGGCAATTGGAAGAGCTCACCGAAAAGATGCGCGAGTGTAAGAG GCTTATCAAAGAGTTCGACAGAAAAGCCAAGGATTTGGAGAGTAGAAATGATCCGGACACTAACAAGATGCTGAATGAGAAAAAACAGTCAATG ATCAAAGAGTTGAATTCATATGTTGCTCTTAAAAAGCA ATATGCGTCCAATCTTGAAAACAAGCGAATTGATCTCTTTGATGGGGGCACGGAAGGATATGGCGAAGATAATGTCTTGCTAGCATCGA CCATGACAAATCAACAGCTAGTAGATAGTGGAAATCGGATGATGGATGAGACTGATCAAGCCATTGAGAGGTCAAAAAAG ACTGTTCAAGACACTGTCAATGTTGGAACAGAGACTGCAGCAGCCCTCAAGGCTCAG ACTGAACAAATGAGTCGGGTTGTTAATGAGCTGGACTCTATCCATTTCTCAATCAAGAAAGCTTCTCAACTTGTGAAGGAACTTGGTAGGCAG GTTGCAACTGATAAGTGTATTATGGCATTACTCTTCCTTATTGTCGTTGGAGTCATAGCCATTATTATTGTTAAG CTTGTGAACCCAAACAACAAGGACATCAGGGATATTCCAGGATTAGCCCCACCAGCAATGACTCGGAAATTACTTTGGAGTGCTAgttga
- the LOC115972189 gene encoding novel plant SNARE 11-like isoform X2: MDPFSAVSEELAEIHGEISDIFRALSNGFQKLEKVKDSNRQSRQLEELTEKMRECKRLIKEFDRKAKDLESRNDPDTNKMLNEKKQSMIKELNSYVALKKQYASNLENKRIDLFDGGTEGYGEDNVLLASTMTNQQLVDSGNRMMDETDQAIERSKKTVQDTVNVGTETAAALKAQTEQMSRVVNELDSIHFSIKKASQLVKELGRQVATDKCIMALLFLIVVGVIAIIIVKLVNPNNKDIRDIPGLAPPAMTRKLLWSAS, from the exons ATGGATCCTTTTTCTGCGGTTAGCGAAGAGCTAGCGGAGATTCACGGTGAAATCTCCGATATTTTTCGTGCATTATC AAATGGGTTTCAGAAGTTGGAGAAGGTTAAGGACTCCAATAGGCAGAGTAGGCAATTGGAAGAGCTCACCGAAAAGATGCGCGAGTGTAAGAG GCTTATCAAAGAGTTCGACAGAAAAGCCAAGGATTTGGAGAGTAGAAATGATCCGGACACTAACAAGATGCTGAATGAGAAAAAACAGTCAATG ATCAAAGAGTTGAATTCATATGTTGCTCTTAAAAAGCA ATATGCGTCCAATCTTGAAAACAAGCGAATTGATCTCTTTGATGGGGGCACGGAAGGATATGGCGAAGATAATGTCTTGCTAGCATCGA CCATGACAAATCAACAGCTAGTAGATAGTGGAAATCGGATGATGGATGAGACTGATCAAGCCATTGAGAGGTCAAAAAAG ACTGTTCAAGACACTGTCAATGTTGGAACCGAGACTGCAGCAGCACTCAAGGCTCAG ACTGAACAAATGAGTCGGGTTGTTAATGAGCTGGACTCTATCCATTTCTCAATCAAGAAAGCTTCTCAACTTGTGAAGGAACTTGGTAGGCAG GTTGCAACTGATAAGTGTATTATGGCATTACTCTTCCTTATTGTCGTTGGAGTCATAGCCATCATTATTGTTAAG CTTGTGAACCCAAACAACAAGGACATCAGGGATATTCCAGGATTAGCCCCACCAGCAATGACTCGGAAATTACTTTGGAGTGCTAgttga
- the LOC115972189 gene encoding novel plant SNARE 11-like isoform X5 → MDPFSAVSEELAEIHGEISDIFRALSNGFQKLEKVKDSNRQSRQLEELTEKMRECKRLIKEFDRKAKDLESRNDPDTNKMLNEKKQSMIKELNSYVALKKQYASNLENKRIDLFDGGTEGYGEDNVLLASTMTNQQLVDSGNRMMDETDQAIERSKKTVQDTVNVGTETAAALKAQTEQMSRVVNELDSIHFSIKKASQLVKELGRQLVNPNNKDIRDIPGLAPPAMTRKLLWSAS, encoded by the exons ATGGATCCTTTTTCTGCGGTTAGCGAAGAGCTAGCGGAGATTCACGGTGAAATCTCCGATATTTTTCGTGCATTATC AAATGGGTTTCAGAAGTTGGAGAAGGTTAAGGACTCCAATAGGCAGAGTAGGCAATTGGAAGAGCTCACCGAAAAGATGCGCGAGTGTAAGAG GCTTATCAAAGAGTTCGACAGAAAAGCCAAGGATTTGGAGAGTAGAAATGATCCGGACACTAACAAGATGCTGAATGAGAAAAAACAGTCAATG ATCAAAGAGTTGAATTCATATGTTGCTCTTAAAAAGCA ATATGCGTCCAATCTTGAAAACAAGCGAATTGATCTCTTTGATGGGGGCACGGAAGGATATGGCGAAGATAATGTCTTGCTAGCATCGA CCATGACAAATCAACAGCTAGTAGATAGTGGAAATCGGATGATGGATGAGACTGATCAAGCCATTGAGAGGTCAAAAAAG ACTGTTCAAGACACTGTCAATGTTGGAACAGAGACTGCAGCAGCCCTCAAGGCTCAG ACTGAACAAATGAGTCGGGTTGTTAATGAGCTGGACTCTATCCATTTCTCAATCAAGAAAGCTTCTCAACTTGTGAAGGAACTTGGTAGGCAG CTTGTGAACCCAAACAACAAGGACATCAGGGATATTCCAGGATTAGCCCCACCAGCAATGACTCGGAAATTACTTTGGAGTGCTAgttga